TGGCCAGAGCCGGAGGGTTAAATACATGGTTTAACCACACGGTATCAAATCGCTCCTCTTCCTGGAATGAATCAAAGCCTGATagccctccctcttcctcctgctctcaaACACAGTCAGCTCCACAAATACGTCCTTGTTCCCTCCCCTTCAGATCTACAGTTTGAGGATGGGTGTAAAAGCTGACCGGCTCCATTCACTGCAGAAACACATGTTGTTTAGATCAGAGCTCAAACTGGTTTCACTTGTAAGAAAGTGAAACTCTCAGTCATTGTCGACGAAGAGGTGAAATGGCGCAGAGAGGAGTTCAGCTGGACCCGAAAAAATTTTGCTGTTCGATCTGTCTGGACCTACTGAAGGATCCGGTGACTATTCCCTGTGGACACAGCTACTGCATGAACTGTATTAAAAGCTTCTGGGACAAAGAGGATGAGCAGGAAATCCACAGCTGCCCTCAGTGTAGGCAGACCTTCACACCGAGGCCTGTCCTGGTCAAAAACACCATGTTAGTTGATTtagtggaggagctgaagaagactgGACTCCAAGCTGCTGATCACTGCTGTGCTGTACCTGAAGACGTGGCCTGTGATGTCTGCACTGGGAGGAAACTGAAAGCCGTTAAATTCTGTCTGGTTTGTCTGGCCTCTTACTGTGAGAATCACCTGCAGCCTCATCATGACGCAGCTccattaaagaaacacaagctggtgGATCCTTCCCAGAAGCTCCAGGAGAACATCTGCTCTCGTCACGACgaggtgatgaagatgttctgcCGCACCGATCAGCAGTGTatctgttatctctgctctgtggaggAACATAAAGGCCACgacacagtctcagctgcagcagaaaggactgagaggcagagagagctccAGCTGAGTCGACAAAAGATCCAGGAGAGAATCCAGGACAGTGAGAAAGATGTGAGGAGCTGGCAACAGACGGTGGAGGCCCTCAATGGCTCTGCTGTTAAAGCAGTGGAGGAGAGTGAGAAGATCTTCACAGAGATGATCGGTCTACTGGAGAAACGACGCgctgatgtgaagcagcagatcagatcccAGCAGGAAACTGAAGTGAGTCGAGTCAAAGAGCTtctggagaagctgcagcaggagatcgctgagatgaagaggaaagacgctgagctgaagcagctctcacacacagaggatcacaACCAGTTTCTACACAACTTCCTCTCACTGTCAGAACTAATTAAATCTACAGAGCCATCCAGCACCATTAGGCCTGTTGTGATGAGCTTTGACTGTGTGGCACCGGTGTCAAAGATCAGAGATAAACTACTGGATGCTCTGGGAGAGAAAGGGACAAAACAGGAAAACGGAAAAACAACGAGTCAACAACAGCCTAATCCTGGGCGCGCTGAAAGCTTTCAAACATATAGGCATTACCCGAGAGTATATCAATACATCGATGATGATTTTATGTAGCAGTCGCATACAAGAATATCAGCAGATGAGGGACCTCGAATGAATGCGTGTTTGCACATAATGACAAATCTTGGTCGTTAAGTCTCCTCCACAGGGTCCACaccacattcactcagcctctctacGCTGGACTTTGGTTTTACTGGTGCAATGGAGTCACTGCTGAGCTCAGTGAACTCAAATAGAAAAACGTTATTAAGTTATGAGGCTGTGGGAAGTTTGAATTTGTTTAGGTGGAGGATCTCACTGCTCTTGGTGAATTTTACTTTTACCTAAACTGACACTTCtccacatgaaaatataaacttgCTCTAAATCTTTGTTGAACATTTGTATTGATGTATTTGTACGTTGCTGTTTCTCCTCCAATGCATGGGCCTTTAACACAGAGAAGCTCCAGGGTTTTTATGTATGTGGTTAaactattttttcatttctttgttacTCTGTAACAAAAAGTCTCTTGAACTGTCGTTGACTCTCTCATTACCTACTGTTATTATAATCATTAAAGAGAATATCCATTAGCTGACGCACTTAaattcttttcttcatttgttccaGGAACTCGATAAGGAGTTTTAAACTGccattttaattacactgtacatGTGAAGCCCAACTACACACAGGAATTGAAAATTAGCAATAGCTAATAGCTAAAACTCTCCGTACAACACATCAGTTCATCGCATCTTCCTTAAGTCAAGTCTTCATGGTTCGGACTGTGTTGGGGCCCGAGGCAAAAAATGGCAGGGGGGCTTCACCAATCAGCGCTCATCGcaattatgtaataaataatctgactgaaacaaaaaatgtacGAAAtcttaacattttgtttttttcccaaatgtttcaaATCTTAGTAgaattttgaaaatataaatataaagaacattaaaacctgaataaatgactCAATGCTGTCATATTGTAAATAACCCACATTATAAGGCCAAGTAGTTACTGTTAGTTTATTTTAATCTAATTATCTTTAAAATTGGAAAGAATCatgttgtatgtatgtgcagGTTTTACTGGAAATTTAGTGGGTTCAGACACAGGTGAGTAATAGTTAATATACAGCACATAATATGACCAAATGTACGTGGACATCAACACTATACACTCagatgtgactgtgtctgtggctctgagctgctgaagacataaatctttagAACCTCACAAATATATACGTTCActttcacaagaaaaaagcCTCAGtagtttcctaaaacagctgctcactgtagtttttatcaaCAGGAAACtacatttgttggggactattttcagtggcggatcAATCCATATTTAATATCTAAGTCATCCACAGGTAGGATGGGCCCACCGCCTGCACCGACTCCCAGTGGTCGGGGTATGATGCAACCTGGGCGGCGGGCCAGGTCATGTGCCTGGGTCTGGGCGTGCCGATCACTGGAGTCAGGGATTAGCTCTAGGCAAAAGTTAGAATTTCAGTTGAATTTAAAACTGTGTTGCTCCCCTTCAGCTCTACAACACCTTTGtgaatcaacaacaaaatatttccatttcagtCCCTGAGGATAAAACTAGAACCCCTGATGTTATTAAATATCCTTGCGCTTCCTGTTTGCACTTCAGTGAGGGTTTCGCATGGCTATGGACACATGATCTCCACCCCTCATGTCCTCAAGTAACCTCAGCCCGGGACCTGCATTCCTCTTCTGAGACCTGCAGTTTGAGGtctaattcaaatgttattagcatttttataaaaatactTAATGTATTACTtgtcacacacacccacagtgcAACAGAAACACCCTGTCTGACACACTAAAGACCTTAAAGTCCCAGTTTTATGTCCTATCACAGACTTGTTTGTTGTCTGGAAGAGTAAAGTCTCATAGCCATAAATCTTACAGTGTAATGCAGTAAACCTCCTCATGTTTTCAGCACAGACGCaacttatttattcattttagcAAAAGGTCATGTGGTTGtgcttaaaagaaaaagacctgCAGGTGAATTCTGCTCAGGACTGATTCTGACTCAGAGAGTCTGGACCCTCCTCATAATCTAGTTTATGGGGGTGATAGAAACAAATAGGAGGACCTCGGTTCCCCCGTAAAAACCCCAAGCAATTATTGGAGAGCAGTGAATCATTGCGACCTAATAGTGCTCTTCACTCTCAGTAGCTTTTAAACTAATTTGTGATTGATCACTGATAATTGGTGACAGAGTCCCTGGAGACGCCCGGGCCCCCTCTTCCTTTTCACAGCTTGAAAGCAGCTATAACTTTTAAACAGTCGACTTTGCGCCTCGTTCTGAAGCTCAATAGGCCTCAAGACGTTTGAATAATCATCGTGGCCTTTTTCAATAAAGGTGGAGCCTTCCAACAATAAAGCACTGAAAACCCAATACTATCTTGTGGATGGTGTAATAGTCTGAGGTGCAGGTTAAGAGCCTTAATGATCAAACGTTCTTTGATGACATCATAATTTCGGGAAACATGTCCATACCAAACTTTAATGAAATAACTCCAGTCGTACTTTTTCATGTTATCGACTGCGGTGCTGAGTCAAAACGGTCAGACTGATGACCTTTCCTGTGTAACGACAGATGAGTCTCTTAATAGAGCGCCGATTGATGTCGGCTGTTTGGATGTGAATCACTCTCCGGCACTCGCCAACAAAAGCATTAACAAAGAGTGTCATCAAtgacaatgtatttttttttcaaggtcGGATCAATTGAACTGTCGGTTTTTGTCTTGGAAATCTATTCACACAATTTGCGCCGTGCTGCAGGATCTGGAGAATAAAAGTGGAGCAGGGGTGGTGTCGCTGCTCAGACTTGACCTTCAGCAAGACTACACCACATGGAAATGACCCACGTTGAGCAGGTAGGGTCGTAACTTCGCTTGTGATGATAAGAATAAAAGTATATTTGTGATTTAGAAGAAAGGCAGAACGATTTGCAGCCTCGGACTTATCCTCTGGGACCGGGCGGCacgaatgacactgatggagccggtAAAAACCTTCTGGATGTTTTGATGATCCATCGGCTGACCGAGATTTGAGCCGGGTCCAGTCCGCCTGTGCTCTgatctcatctctttctttgtgtgagGCCTTTTTTAGCCAAAAAACATGGTTTCTTTTTCAGTGGAAGAAATTCTGGAGGGTCGCTTTCACCTGAATGATGCACactgcactgtgccatctcacctgtggTGTTTATAAAGGTAGGGAGGGCCAACGGTTTAACAGAcagggactcacatgcac
The Seriola aureovittata isolate HTS-2021-v1 ecotype China chromosome 4, ASM2101889v1, whole genome shotgun sequence genome window above contains:
- the LOC130167756 gene encoding E3 ubiquitin/ISG15 ligase TRIM25-like yields the protein MAQRGVQLDPKKFCCSICLDLLKDPVTIPCGHSYCMNCIKSFWDKEDEQEIHSCPQCRQTFTPRPVLVKNTMLVDLVEELKKTGLQAADHCCAVPEDVACDVCTGRKLKAVKFCLVCLASYCENHLQPHHDAAPLKKHKLVDPSQKLQENICSRHDEVMKMFCRTDQQCICYLCSVEEHKGHDTVSAAAERTERQRELQLSRQKIQERIQDSEKDVRSWQQTVEALNGSAVKAVEESEKIFTEMIGLLEKRRADVKQQIRSQQETEVSRVKELLEKLQQEIAEMKRKDAELKQLSHTEDHNQFLHNFLSLSELIKSTEPSSTIRPVVMSFDCVAPVSKIRDKLLDALGEKGTKQENGKTTSQQQPNPGRAESFQTYRHYPRVYQYIDDDFM